A portion of the Diprion similis isolate iyDipSimi1 chromosome 4, iyDipSimi1.1, whole genome shotgun sequence genome contains these proteins:
- the LOC124405172 gene encoding NHP2-like protein 1 homolog produces the protein MTDQVNPKAYPLADATLTAKILNLVQQAMNYKQLRKGANEATKTLNRGLSEFIVMAADAEPLEILLHLPLLCEDKNVPYVFVRSKQALGRACGVSRPVVACSVTVNEGSQLKPQILAIQQEIERLLV, from the coding sequence AAGCATACCCGCTGGCCGATGCTACTCTGACAGCAAAGATCTTGAATTTGGTTCAACAAGCAATGAACTACAAGCAGCTTCGCAAAGGAGCAAACGAGGCTACAAAGACGCTTAATCGAGGTCTATCAGAGTTCATCGTGATGGCTGCAGATGCAGAGCCTCTAGAAATCTTACTCCATCTTCCGCTGCTCTGTGAAGACAAGAATGTTCCCTACGTCTTTGTTCGAAGCAAGCAGGCGCTTGGGCGAGCTTGCGGAGTTTCCAGACCTGTAGTCGCTTGCTCGGTAACAGTAAATGAAGGATCTCAGCTTAAGCCACAGATTTTAGCTATCCAACAGGAAATCGAACGGCTATTAGTGTAA